A single region of the Streptomyces virginiae genome encodes:
- a CDS encoding DUF5990 family protein: MRIRIDAVDLPGLVCPPDAQAGDRTAYRNVHVAVQRRNRPAELLDPQPGNAATATWTLECTATASPAGLDMKGPYVQGGPGGRFIYLSWGAVDEAGAFGMFRRAELMLDAVPAEALVAVGRGCLLVGSLGLTDACGAPLCARVVPPTITWSAAP; this comes from the coding sequence ATGCGCATCCGCATCGACGCCGTCGACCTGCCCGGCCTCGTCTGCCCGCCCGACGCACAAGCCGGCGACCGGACGGCGTACCGCAACGTCCATGTCGCCGTGCAACGCCGGAACCGCCCGGCCGAGCTCCTCGATCCGCAACCCGGCAACGCCGCCACCGCGACCTGGACCCTGGAGTGCACCGCGACCGCCTCGCCGGCCGGCCTCGACATGAAAGGGCCTTACGTACAAGGCGGTCCCGGGGGCCGGTTCATCTATCTGTCGTGGGGCGCGGTCGACGAAGCAGGCGCCTTCGGCATGTTCCGCCGCGCCGAACTCATGCTCGACGCCGTACCCGCCGAGGCGCTGGTTGCGGTCGGCCGCGGCTGCCTGCTGGTGGGCAGCCTCGGCCTGACCGACGCGTGTGGCGCACCGCTGTGCGCACGGGTCGTGCCCCCGACCATCACCTGGAGTGCCGCCCCGTAG
- a CDS encoding GbsR/MarR family transcriptional regulator has protein sequence MPGGRLTHHERQAIAEGLRERLSYTDIAGRLGRPISTVTREVARNGGPTAYRADAAHRATTGRARRRKQPTPPAAAPTASDTHGRDPQAVLELEEQFTAMMVGTGLPRMTARVLTCLYITDGGSLTANELAQRLQVSPASVSKAVGELEQQELIRRERDTGRRRDRYVIDADAWFRGWMASARQNAMLADFTLRGAQVLGATTPAGTRMQDIGHFFEHVGRAMIEAAEQWRQADVERRSTPD, from the coding sequence ATGCCCGGAGGCAGACTGACCCACCACGAACGACAGGCGATCGCCGAGGGGTTGAGGGAACGACTCAGCTACACCGACATCGCCGGGCGCCTGGGCCGGCCCATCTCCACCGTCACCCGAGAGGTGGCCCGCAACGGCGGCCCCACGGCCTATCGGGCCGACGCGGCCCATCGCGCCACGACCGGACGCGCCCGACGCCGCAAGCAGCCCACACCCCCGGCCGCCGCGCCGACCGCGAGCGACACGCACGGACGCGACCCGCAGGCCGTCCTCGAACTGGAGGAACAGTTCACGGCGATGATGGTCGGTACGGGTCTGCCGCGGATGACCGCCCGGGTACTGACCTGCCTGTACATCACCGATGGAGGCAGCCTGACCGCCAACGAGCTCGCTCAGCGTCTCCAGGTCAGCCCCGCCTCCGTCTCCAAGGCCGTCGGCGAACTCGAACAGCAGGAACTCATCAGGCGCGAACGCGACACCGGTCGGCGACGCGACCGGTACGTCATAGACGCCGACGCCTGGTTCCGCGGCTGGATGGCCAGCGCCCGTCAGAACGCCATGCTGGCCGACTTCACCCTGCGCGGCGCCCAGGTCCTCGGCGCGACGACACCCGCCGGCACCCGGATGCAAGACATAGGCCACTTCTTCGAACACGTCGGCCGGGCCATGATCGAGGCGGCCGAGCAATGGCGGCAGGCCGACGTCGAAAGGCGGAGCACACCCGACTGA